AGTAGAAGCCGAGCCCGAGTCCGATGATCGGGAACGCTTCCAAGACGCCGACGCCGAGGAACAGGAACGTGAAGATGTTCGGACGGGCTTCGGGCTGGCGAGCGATCGCCTCGACGGCCTTGCTGGCCACGATGCCGTCGCCGATGGCCGAGCCGAATGCGACGCCCGTAATGATCATGCCGAACGCGAGAATGGTGAGGCCTGCGACTAACGCTTCAGAGGTCAAGAGCGTACCTTTCGTGCGAGTGGTTGTGGCGTAACCGCGTTACGCCGGTTTAGTGGTCTTCCGCCGTCGCCAGCGATAGATAGACGATGGCGAGCAGCGTGAAGACGAATGCTTGAATCGTGCCGACGAAAAAGTTGAAGAACTGAACGAAGAACGGCACGACCGTGATGGCGAGCGAGAGATCGAAGGACCCGATCTTGATATGGGCCATGACGATCGACGAAATGATGATGAACAGCAGCTCGCCGACAAAAATATTGAAAAACAGACGCGCCGCGAGCGTGACCGGGCGGGCGAGTTCCTCGAGGATATTGATCGGCAGAAGAACCGGGAACGGCTTGGCGAGGTGAGCGAACTGCTTGAGCCCGTTCTGCCGGATGCCGGCGGCCCACGTTAGGAAGAAGACCAGCAGCGCGAGCGGCACGGTGGTATTGATGTCGGCCGTCGGCGAGCCGCCGAACGGTAAGCCGAGCACCTTGAACGGGAAGATGCCGAACTGGTTGAGCAAGAAAATGAAGACGAACAGCGCGATGAAGAACGGCACGAACGGCTCGCCCTTCTCTCCCAGCGTGCTCAACGCCAGATCGCTGATGTAGTTGATGATGCCCTCGACAACCGTCTGGCGCTTGTTAACGTATGCCGAGCGATATCCGAAACCGATCCAGCCGAAGAACGCAAGGGAAACGAGCATCACGAGCCACGTCGTGACGATCGTGTCCGCATGAACCGCGCCCAGCACCGGCAAGTGCCAGAGAATATGTTCGCCGATTTGTTCGTGCAACTAACCTAATTCCGTTGATCCGCGCGCGATACGCCTATCGCATAGAGTGCCAGCGGGAGGAAGAATCCGGCAAAGTACCAGGCCATCGACCACCAGGGGCCGATGGCGGCAAACGCCACCGGGACTATACCGAACAGTCCGATTCTTAGGAAACTACTTATGACGAAGCCGCCCACCCTTTGCGTCTCCAAGAGCCGCTCGCTCGCGTACATCGTCGTCAGAGCATTGAGCACGCCGCACGCGCCGCCGGCGACGAGTGCCAGAGCAGGGATGGGAAGGGCACGAACTACGAAGATTCCGAGAACCGCGACGATGAGCATCGTCCAAATCGACATCGATCGTCGCAGGGCAACGTGCCTCGCCCGATCGACTGCCGCTTCGGCGTCGCTGTAGGTACGCGTAACCGGGGCCGTCTCCTCCTCGTCCATCGTTTAGCGGCTGCCGGCGACCAAGCGAATGGCCGCGTAGGCGCCGAGCGCCATTCCAAGGAGCAGGCCGCCGAAGACCCAGAGCTGCTGGCCGGTGCGGCTCGCCACGATCAGCCCAAGCAGGGCT
The DNA window shown above is from Candidatus Dormiibacterota bacterium and carries:
- the atpE gene encoding ATP synthase F0 subunit C; its protein translation is MTSEALVAGLTILAFGMIITGVAFGSAIGDGIVASKAVEAIARQPEARPNIFTFLFLGVGVLEAFPIIGLGLGFYLLLVVANVPALLQHLH
- the atpB gene encoding F0F1 ATP synthase subunit A codes for the protein MHEQIGEHILWHLPVLGAVHADTIVTTWLVMLVSLAFFGWIGFGYRSAYVNKRQTVVEGIINYISDLALSTLGEKGEPFVPFFIALFVFIFLLNQFGIFPFKVLGLPFGGSPTADINTTVPLALLVFFLTWAAGIRQNGLKQFAHLAKPFPVLLPINILEELARPVTLAARLFFNIFVGELLFIIISSIVMAHIKIGSFDLSLAITVVPFFVQFFNFFVGTIQAFVFTLLAIVYLSLATAEDH